Part of the Drosophila santomea strain STO CAGO 1482 chromosome 2L, Prin_Dsan_1.1, whole genome shotgun sequence genome is shown below.
GGCATGGAGTGGCTGCGGAGGGTTTCAAAAATAGCGCAACAGACGCGCGAGTGCaacacgttgcgtatacgcgatGAGAGGGAACATTGCGGCATGAGTTTTGCTGTGCTGCCTCCGAAAATTATGGATAAATTTCATGGATCGCTACTCACGTAACTAGTGCGTGCAACTTATGCCAGATCTGCTGGACTAATATGGGTTTAAAGAAATTATGAAGATTTAAAAACACTAAGATATATAACACCAAATATTATCAGTAATCTGAGTAAATCATAGTATGCGAGACTTTGACATTTGGCTTTATATATTGAAAAGCTTAAATTTATCGTACACACCAAGATATACAACGTTATTCTTTTCaatatgcatattttatgaattatcattacatttatttgtaaaGTTGAATAAATGTAGGGAACATATAAACAGAAAGCATAGTTATACTTATCGCTGCTACCTCTTGAGCAATCTTAACTCAAGAGTATATGCAAAAGATAAGTGATTTCTTGGAATTATAGATACACGTGTATCATAGATAAACATAGATAATAAATacgttaaatatatataaagtatttaGGTATTCATTTAAGTATTTCTTGGAGTAGAAAAGTTTGATGCCTTTGGCtcaattatattaaaaaataaactaagaTCAacatttgaaatgaaatattatgTTGTTCAGGCCATCATTTAATTCATTCATTTTGACAGCATTTTAGATTTGGCCACCTGCGTCATTACAAAATACATATTCGCTCGGAATTTAGTCAATATTTTTGCTCTCTCTGTTAGTTTTATTCGCTCGCTTTTATTTTCGAGCATTTACAAGAAATGCTCTTCTATTCGAAACTTTTGAAAACTATTCTCAAATCCGAAATCTTCTCTCGCATCCCATCTCTTTGCAATATTCTTGGCATCTCCGCCACTTAGCCGCGTTGACAGAGTGAGTCGATTGAGTCACAAAACAGCACTTCCCTCTTTCGCATgatttcataaataaacaagcccgaaaaatgttttgccaaaatttatatatactcttcccttttttttctatgCACCGAAAGATATTTTTGACTACATTTAGCAGTTTTATTCGCGATCGAACTCTGGCAGCGTTTAGTTTTGTGCACGGCATCCAAGAAACTGCATTTTGGTCTTTGGCTCCGGAATTTGGGTGAGCCAGCTAAAAATATGCACTCATAATTCGCATTTTCTGGCACTTTGCTTAATTGAATTCGAAGTCGTTTGAAGTGGCTGCGGATGGGCGAAAATATGGCACAGAAAATATGGTGAtctattaataaaaataatgttgtTATTTTGTTACTTGCGTATTTAGATGAAATAGAAAGCCAATCAAGCGAATAGAGACGATTGAGTGACGGCAAAACCCAGACGAAAAAATCGACCAAGATGACGACCCACCAGTTGCTAAACAAGAATGTTCGCTCCATGCCCTCCTGGGTGGTAAGCCAACATCCACTGTACCACTCTCCATATCCAATTGCACTAATTACCCATTTCAGACGGAGGCGAATGACCGCATCGGGCCCAAACCACCGCCCACTCCACCAAACGGGGTGGCTGGCGGTCTGCCCAAGGCGCCCACCCTGCCGCCCAAGGCGAAGAGTACGCCGGAACCGGACTACGAAATCATCGAGTTCTCCAGTCAGCAGTACTCCAACGAACCGATGAAGACCACAGTGATCAGAACCAAGACGCCAGGTGGGCAACCATTTGTACAATATTAACATATGTGTTTGAAATATTACCAGACATAATCATAACTTGCAGATAACAAACTAAAGTGCACCCTGTGTGGTTCCCAGAATCCCTGGGTAACCTGTGCCGAGTGCGCGGGCCAGATCTTTTGCGCCTCCTGCGACGACATGTTCCACAAGCATCCCAAGCGCAAGCAGCACATGCGAAAGGCAAGTATTCCCCAGCCAGCATGAATCtcaataacttaataacttgGCTTTCGCAGGCAGTGGAGCAGGGCATACCGCCGATTCCGCCAAAGGCGCAGCCCGGTGGTGGGGCACCACCGCCAGTGGCACCACCACGACGCACCAAACGAGGCCTGTTGACACCGTTTCTGGGCCGCAAGGATCAGGTACGCCACTGCACGATCTCCTAGACCCGTAAGCAAGAGGCCCCTTCATGGGGCTACTCGTAGAACCAAGTTTGTAAACTTCAATTTGAATGCTTCAATAAACGAGTCCTTGAAACCAGAACGCCCGCCCAAAATTGTAGAACCAACGAACCAGACATACGACATACTCTTTCAATAGTTACTCGAATACCCACCCATACGAAATGGCCACCCAACCCGACTCTCTTCCAGATGCTGCCGCCGCCCTCGCCCACGCCCTCGCACAAGTCGCTGGGCGGCTGGCGGGGATCGCTCGGGGGTggggccacgcccccagtgCCACCAGTTGCCAACAGCAACCAGATGAACCAGATGAACAACCGACCACTGCCAGAACCACCGCGCAGCGAGGGCGGTGGATCATCCAGGTCAGGCACGCCCAAGTCCGTGTTCGACACCATCCAGCGACCGCCGTCGGtgcagctggagaagatcAAGAGCAAGGCCAGCGCCACCCTGGACCGCATGGCCATACTGCAGCAGCGCTACCGCCAGCAGAAGGCTCGCCAGGATCTGAGCGCCAACAGCGAACAGGTGAGTGAGTCGCTGACCCCGAATCACAATCGTACGACTCCCCTCATCACTGAGTGTATCGTATTGTCTTCGCTCGGAGAAAATTGTATCAAGGATACAATCTTCTTCTAATTATAATGTATTATCCTTGATACTATTTGATCCTTGCACCTGGAATCTCGTATCGTCACTGTCTCGTCTCGTCTCGTCATGTGTCGTTTCTCCCTctcctctctctttctttctcCGTTTCTCGTTGGTCATTTCCCAAGCGCAGCATTTGTCGAATGGAGCCGGCTTCGAGCACTGGTCAAACATTTCACCATCGCCCTCGCATTTTCGTTCCGGCAGCATGTCATCCGGTCTGAACTCATCCCATTTCGATCTCTCGGATGACTCACAATTTCACAATTCCTTGCTGCTCCAACAACGACAGGCGGCCGGCGGCCAGCGGCGTCAGATGAGCACCTCGGTGTTCAACCTCAACTCAAGTCCACGTCGACCTCTGGCCGAAACCCAGAACGGCAGTGCCTGGCTCGCCAATCAGCGCATCCAGCAGGTGAGTTAGATATGCATGATGCCATGCCTTAGGCACCAAGATACCATCCCGTTTGCAGGCCCAATCCATGGCACAGCTTAACTGCGCTGGATGTCAGCAGAGCCAGCAGCATCCTGGCTGGCCACATGCTCAGCACCAGCATCCAGATCAGTGGTCACAGTTCGGCTCCCAACAGCAGTTCAACAACTCCAACCTGTCCCTCAACGTGGGAGCGGGCTACATCTCGCAACAGCATCATCCACACTATCCGCCACCGGTGTTCATGACCCAGCGCGGAATGATGCCCAATGTGTATCCAGGAGCACCCGGCTATCCCATGATGCATCCAGGTAAAATTGGGAACTTCCCATTTGAAAAAcgtatttattgtatttttaatgcacAGGCGTCATGGGAATGCCACCTTCAGCGGCGTCCAGAGCTGCATCCCGTTCCCGGTACGCTGCATCGCCAACACCCAGCCGCAAGTCGATGTCCTTGCGGCGCAAGCGCAATAGCTACGTGGATGACGAACTAACGGATGACGAGGACTCCGACCAGGATGACCGCAGATCCTTGGTGTCCAACCGCTCGGGCATGACCAGTGCCTCGCGCTCCCAGCACCACCAAAACCACCACCAGCCACGCCAAAGGCGCCTGTCCAGTGCCTCCCAACTCATAGCCAGCGATGAACTGGACGGCGATCAGAGGCACGGGATGAGGCAGCACAAGATGCGGGATCGTCGGGGATCCATTGCCAAGTCCGTGCAGAGCGAGTGGCTGCCGGAGCGACGTGAAAATGAGGGAACCCTTACCAGAAACAAAACAGCAACGGACTCGGCCAGAACCAGTCGCATTTACTCCGACCTGGAGTCCGAGGGATCGGGTGCTCGGGCCCTGGTTCAAGCCAAGATCCAGCAGAAGCTGCAAGAAGCCGATCAGCACAAATCCTCGAAGAAGGCTGAGCACAAACGCAAGCCGGAGATGAAGGACGAGAATACACAGGCTGCGGCGGTGGTGCAAAAAGTGGTGACACCAGCCCATGAGGAGAGTGCCTCGGAGTACGAGGAAGTTATCGAAGAGGTAACCGCCTCGGAGAGTGAGGCTGATGCTGAAGCGGCAGCCGATCCCCAGGAAGTTCCTGACGAGATTGGGGCTGATGATCTAGGTCCACCACCTTCCACCCCGGACCACGAATGGGAGTGCGAATTTTGCACGTTCGTGAACGAGCCCAACATTAAGATCTGCTCCATATGCTGCAAGACGCCCAGCAAACCTCCAGTGCAGCCCACCAAGTCCAAAAAGGCTGAGGAAAAACCACAGCCGCCAGCTGAAAAGTCAAGTAACCTCAAAGTGGCTTCCAAGCCGGAAGTCAAGCAATTGCAAAAGCCTACTACAAAGAGCCAACAACCCAGTCAGAAGCCCGTTGCTGCGTCTGCGAAGACTACTCACGCCACCTCCACAACCAGCTCGAAAGCATCTCCAGCTGTAAACTCCAAGAGCACCTCCAGTATTCCCGTCAAGACGCCATCGAAATCCACGCTGAAAACGTCGTCGGAAAATGAATCCGATAACTCACTGGCCAAGAGTCTGCTGCACAAAGGTAGGATACAAAAGAGAATCTCATTTTTCGAAGGCACAAAGGCCTAAAACCCAACCACCACAGACTACACCTAGTTAGTACACTAATAGAGCCATCAAGTGTAAGCCTACAATTAACGCATTTATGGAAACGAAATACAAAACCGAACCACAACCCAAGCTGCATCCCGTTTGTTTGATTTCAATCCGTTGGTGAACCCGAACCCCGTTCCCCCAAAAAGCTAATGCTCTCATCCGTATCGTTCCAGAGTCCGTTGAAAACATTTGGAATACGCTGGATGAGAGCATTCAGGCGCAGGCGGAGCAGGTGCTCAAGAAGGCTCAAAAGGTCTCCACCGGCTGTGGTGGTACTCCTCCCCGGGAAACAGCGGCCGTGGAAATGGGTACCTCGCCGCCTCCCCAGAGCATTTCCACCCAGACCTACGACGCCCTGCCCTTCAACTCAAAGCAGGAGGAAATACCCACCGTTGTTCCGGACCACTTCACCACTCCAGAACCAAATAAGATGGAGCGACGAGCGCACTATCGCAGCAACtcccagctgcagcaggagaaCGAGCGATATCGGAGTGCCAATGACCTGCGGTATCACGACGGCTTTGGATTGGATCCCTACAGTGCCGGCCTGGTCACCAAGAGACCCAATTTCATAAACGAGCTCCGCATGCTGCAACTTGTAAGTATTCATGGCCATATGGGGTAGTTAACCAAGATGACTTTGTGATCTAACAATCCTACGTATCCACGTGTTCCAGCAAGCATCTTCACCTTTCGATATGCCCCATGAGGCGACGTTCGGAGTCAAGCACGAACCTGCCAGAGAtccggaaacggaaatgcaCATCATACTGAAGGAACTGGAGCTGTACAAGTTCACGGTGGAGGAACTGGAAGCTGCGCTGAAGTACTGCTCTCCGGACACTCATCCCATTCAGTGGCTGCGCGAGAACTGGCACAAGCTGGTGCAGACCGTGCAGAGTTTGTCCACCAAGTACGGCCAGGAGAGGGGTGAGAACACCATCGGAACCGTGTCCCAGAACGAGGCTCGCGAGGCACTGCGCAACTCGGGGGGAAATGTGTGGCAGGCGGTGGCGGACTGCATCCAACAGAGGCAGCAGAAGTACAGGAAACTGGCGGCCAAGGGCAACTTTCTGCGTGAGGACATCGTGAACGCGCTGACCGCGCACCAAGGTAATGTGGAGCAGGCGCTGGTGGAGCTGAATCGCACGCAACTCAAGCCATTTCTAATGCGCATCTGGGGCTCGCCGAATGGCGTTGAGAATGAGAGTGGTGTGGCCATAGACACCAAGTCGGGTTAGTTCGTAGATCCTCCATCAGTCAATCGCAGTGCCATAATCTCCCATTTTTCTCTCTCCTCCCCCGCATTCATGTGCCAATACAGATATCCATGAGTTCTTGAACACACACGCTTTGGACTGCCTGCAGCCACCGTTGGCCGGGCAGAGTCCCAGTCCCGCCCAAGCCAATCCCTTCGACCAACCTCGCACGGAAGACAGTCCTGTGAAATCCACCTATGCCACACCTAGTCCCTATCAGATGGAGGACAGCACGCTGAAGAACCTGGGGATACTCATCGGCAACATGGAACAGAACCAGGCCAAGCAGAACCAGGAGGTTCTACGATCCATAGAGACCATGCTGGACACATTCAAGGGCAAGCCGGATCTGGAGTACGAAACGGATCCGGAGATAATGCGTATCCTTACCAAGAGCCCCATTAGCGCGTTGAAGCCATCTGGACCTGCAGAGGATAAGTCCGCCGATGATGTGAAGAACTTTGTATGGCAACACATTCAGGACATTGTGCCCAACCTGGTGCAGCAGGTCGAACAAGAGCTCATGGAGAAACCGGAAGAGGTACCTCCAATTGAGGTAGAACAACCAAAGGAGCCTCAACCTCAAGTCGAGCCTGAACCGGAGCCCACACCAAGTGTCGATCCAGCTGTCTACATCATGGAGGAGTTCATCAAGCCCAATTTAAGGGAAGCCAGCATCCGCGAAGAGGTTCAACCCAGTTTTATCTATGCCACCGAAATAGCCAACTTCAAGTTGGAGTTCGATCGTGGCACCGAGCGATTTCACGAGACGGAATGGGAAAGCAGCGATCTTACGGATGCAGAACGCTTTGTATACAAATGCTATATGGCTCCCAAAGAGGAAACCAAGGAGAAGGTTGAACAGGTAGCCGTTGAAAGTTCAGTACATCTGATTCCAGCAGCCAAAACACAAGAAGAATCCTCTCCAGAAATACCCATCGAACTACAAAAGACTGAAAGTACAGAAGTTACAATACCAGAAACAGTAGCAAGAACAGAGAGCGTTAATGAGACAGTTGTCCAGCCTGGAAAACAAGAAACACCATTAATAACCAAAGATGAGATAATTAATGATGCAGTTGCACAGCCAGCAAATGAAAGTGatgaacaaaaatcaaaagaaatgaaaGTGACAGAAGTACCAGTCATTTCTGACGACCAGCCAAGCACAAGTAGAGAAGCCAACCGAAGAGGTAAGAGGTCCCAGCAATCGAAGAAGGGTAAATCCCGCGagcaaagccaaaaaccaaccAATCGCAAAAAGCTACCAAACAAT
Proteins encoded:
- the LOC120458587 gene encoding E3 ubiquitin-protein ligase lubel isoform X5, whose protein sequence is MTTHQLLNKNVRSMPSWVTEANDRIGPKPPPTPPNGVAGGLPKAPTLPPKAKSTPEPDYEIIEFSSQQYSNEPMKTTVIRTKTPDNKLKCTLCGSQNPWVTCAECAGQIFCASCDDMFHKHPKRKQHMRKAVEQGIPPIPPKAQPGGGAPPPVAPPRRTKRGLLTPFLGRKDQMLPPPSPTPSHKSLGGWRGSLGGGATPPVPPVANSNQMNQMNNRPLPEPPRSEGGGSSRSGTPKSVFDTIQRPPSVQLEKIKSKASATLDRMAILQQRYRQQKARQDLSANSEQAAGGQRRQMSTSVFNLNSSPRRPLAETQNGSAWLANQRIQQAQSMAQLNCAGCQQSQQHPGWPHAQHQHPDQWSQFGSQQQFNNSNLSLNVGAGYISQQHHPHYPPPVFMTQRGMMPNVYPGAPGYPMMHPGVMGMPPSAASRAASRSRYAASPTPSRKSMSLRRKRNSYVDDELTDDEDSDQDDRRSLVSNRSGMTSASRSQHHQNHHQPRQRRLSSASQLIASDELDGDQRHGMRQHKMRDRRGSIAKSVQSEWLPERRENEGTLTRNKTATDSARTSRIYSDLESEGSGARALVQAKIQQKLQEADQHKSSKKAEHKRKPEMKDENTQAAAVVQKVVTPAHEESASEYEEVIEEVTASESEADAEAAADPQEVPDEIGADDLGPPPSTPDHEWECEFCTFVNEPNIKICSICCKTPSKPPVQPTKSKKAEEKPQPPAEKSSNLKVASKPEVKQLQKPTTKSQQPSQKPVAASAKTTHATSTTSSKASPAVNSKSTSSIPVKTPSKSTLKTSSENESDNSLAKSLLHKESVENIWNTLDESIQAQAEQVLKKAQKVSTGCGGTPPRETAAVEMGTSPPPQSISTQTYDALPFNSKQEEIPTVVPDHFTTPEPNKMERRAHYRSNSQLQQENERYRSANDLRYHDGFGLDPYSAGLVTKRPNFINELRMLQLQASSPFDMPHEATFGVKHEPARDPETEMHIILKELELYKFTVEELEAALKYCSPDTHPIQWLRENWHKLVQTVQSLSTKYGQERGENTIGTVSQNEAREALRNSGGNVWQAVADCIQQRQQKYRKLAAKGNFLREDIVNALTAHQDIHEFLNTHALDCLQPPLAGQSPSPAQANPFDQPRTEDSPVKSTYATPSPYQMEDSTLKNLGILIGNMEQNQAKQNQEVLRSIETMLDTFKGKPDLEYETDPEIMRILTKSPISALKPSGPAEDKSADDVKNFVWQHIQDIVPNLVQQVEQELMEKPEEVPPIEVEQPKEPQPQVEPEPEPTPSVDPAVYIMEEFIKPNLREASIREEVQPSFIYATEIANFKLEFDRGTERFHETEWESSDLTDAERFVYKCYMAPKEETKEKVEQVAVESSVHLIPAAKTQEESSPEIPIELQKTESTEVTIPETVARTESVNETVVQPGKQETPLITKDEIINDAVAQPANESDEQKSKEMKVTEVPVISDDQPSTSREANRRGKRSQQSKKGKSREQSQKPTNRKKLPNNIDQKEIESKKAANETETVTDLTAASSNIQSVVTTSVPETLTPHKITSERTDSKSLDVAASNQSEVFENVPSTEINNNVSETNLTQSAVEVLATEDLGNVKEIIEPTASPIEETTSLPNSTIILEQAEEPEVPETPKEVSQATEAIQNPQAESNIILESSPSEEQSESLISKEVNVQETLTTISPPTPDITPIVETIDIAPSTSSISHEQKQSPKRISKIPVRTLSSSSLRSESRTSNQTPTASDEIEREDTTIQDVPVGETASSPSPEEFADNQEVILVSQKDQSEMDANIVEEPAVQILGLELKEHITNATAIAVSPTESDEVFEDAPEFSSSDGTRPHDETASDAELYSLDSDEQRAETKSPEDEVVLLLDEESQLESSIAKSESNASLGSQSSDSETSKVVLKEFVPSGDPAKRNLSELVEDTQRLIKQMRDEISMDEFESTDEDEYSDEYSDEYDDGEEEEWYDSEGEEEGDFDGEEGNTYNEHASYIEDASTGDEGTEIEDIMEEDEDQADEDEPQQSQIPLDIEPVISPALSVTPTNQETDTIAHTEVVSPTGASLEAELLNPAVESILPSQIIQEDIKVEALPIQSPPIIANSETRPAEQPVELVLEIPSEVAHPSVESDGIEEPTALPITPSPPIADSESRPVEPPVETVLEEPKKVTPSMKGKTANSVTASKGPSTSSTSKTTKSTVSKIPKPTNEPTNKSNSTTQYKKVPLRSKSFSAPMGISSVKRIQEVYLQKQSTSIAASRVPLKSSPITKKSINDAISRFNSNQADGPSTSGAAAAAAAALLKPRSQPRIPKKKYHETCFSDDDYETSATEEEQEEPSMAEPQKAEQLKRKMSMPVFRAYPSVQEPVIEDPAILARKYVDQELVTNIAEAQIAATLVSMKFSEDVALWAARECSDLDQAIAMLQQECELCMNSYPMNQMVSMLKCLHKCCKQCAKSYFTVQITDRSINDCSCPFCKLPELSNEAQHEDEHLEYFSNLDIFLKSILDNDVHELFQRKLRDRSLLQDPNFKWCIQCSSGFFARPKQKRLICPDCGSVTCAQCRKPWERQHEGSSCEAYLEWKRENDPELQAQGVQEHLAQNGIDCPKCKFRYSLARGGCMHFTCTQCKFEFCYGCARPFMMGAKCTVSMYCAKLGLHAHHPRNCLFYLRDKIPMQLQFLLKEQKVKFDTEPMQIKDEPSSSSKARAQARCPIPLQKETPQGLVDTVCNTEVPDKHAGMCRTHYVEYLAAKVAKAGIDPLPIFDLTDCVQELRRRGIALPERGPWDTDEIYKNMCSEVIKQHIPLKSA
- the LOC120458587 gene encoding E3 ubiquitin-protein ligase lubel isoform X4, with the protein product MTTHQLLNKNVRSMPSWVTEANDRIGPKPPPTPPNGVAGGLPKAPTLPPKAKSTPEPDYEIIEFSSQQYSNEPMKTTVIRTKTPDNKLKCTLCGSQNPWVTCAECAGQIFCASCDDMFHKHPKRKQHMRKAVEQGIPPIPPKAQPGGGAPPPVAPPRRTKRGLLTPFLGRKDQMLPPPSPTPSHKSLGGWRGSLGGGATPPVPPVANSNQMNQMNNRPLPEPPRSEGGGSSRSGTPKSVFDTIQRPPSVQLEKIKSKASATLDRMAILQQRYRQQKARQDLSANSEQAAGGQRRQMSTSVFNLNSSPRRPLAETQNGSAWLANQRIQQAQSMAQLNCAGCQQSQQHPGWPHAQHQHPDQWSQFGSQQQFNNSNLSLNVGAGYISQQHHPHYPPPVFMTQRGMMPNVYPGAPGYPMMHPGVMGMPPSAASRAASRSRYAASPTPSRKSMSLRRKRNSYVDDELTDDEDSDQDDRRSLVSNRSGMTSASRSQHHQNHHQPRQRRLSSASQLIASDELDGDQRHGMRQHKMRDRRGSIAKSVQSEWLPERRENEGTLTRNKTATDSARTSRIYSDLESEGSGARALVQAKIQQKLQEADQHKSSKKAEHKRKPEMKDENTQAAAVVQKVVTPAHEESASEYEEVIEEVTASESEADAEAAADPQEVPDEIGADDLGPPPSTPDHEWECEFCTFVNEPNIKICSICCKTPSKPPVQPTKSKKAEEKPQPPAEKSSNLKVASKPEVKQLQKPTTKSQQPSQKPVAASAKTTHATSTTSSKASPAVNSKSTSSIPVKTPSKSTLKTSSENESDNSLAKSLLHKESVENIWNTLDESIQAQAEQVLKKAQKVSTGCGGTPPRETAAVEMGTSPPPQSISTQTYDALPFNSKQEEIPTVVPDHFTTPEPNKMERRAHYRSNSQLQQENERYRSANDLRYHDGFGLDPYSAGLVTKRPNFINELRMLQLQASSPFDMPHEATFGVKHEPARDPETEMHIILKELELYKFTVEELEAALKYCSPDTHPIQWLRENWHKLVQTVQSLSTKYGQERGENTIGTVSQNEAREALRNSGGNVWQAVADCIQQRQQKYRKLAAKGNFLREDIVNALTAHQGNVEQALVELNRTQLKPFLMRIWGSPNGVENESGVAIDTKSDIHEFLNTHALDCLQPPLAGQSPSPAQANPFDQPRTEDSPVKSTYATPSPYQMEDSTLKNLGILIGNMEQNQAKQNQEVLRSIETMLDTFKGKPDLEYETDPEIMRILTKSPISALKPSGPAEDKSADDVKNFVWQHIQDIVPNLVQQVEQELMEKPEEVPPIEVEQPKEPQPQVEPEPEPTPSVDPAVYIMEEFIKPNLREASIREEVQPSFIYATEIANFKLEFDRGTERFHETEWESSDLTDAERFVYKCYMAPKEETKEKVEQVAVESSVHLIPAAKTQEESSPEIPIELQKTESTEVTIPETVARTESVNETVVQPGKQETPLITKDEIINDAVAQPANESDEQKSKEMKVTEVPVISDDQPSTSREANRRGKRSQQSKKGKSREQSQKPTNRKKLPNNIDQKEIESKKAANETETVTDLTAASSNIQSVVTTSVPETLTPHKITSERTDSKSLDVAASNQSEVFENVPSTEINNNVSETNLTQSAVEVLATEDLGNVKEIIEPTASPIEETTSLPNSTIILEQAEEPEVPETPKEVSQATEAIQNPQAESNIILESSPSEEQSESLISKEVNVQETLTTISPPTPDITPIVETIDIAPSTSSISHEQKQSPKRISKIPVRTLSSSSLRSESRTSNQTPTASDEIEREDTTIQDVPVGETASSPSPEEFADNQEVILVSQKDQSEMDANIVEEPAVQILGLELKEHITNATAIAVSPTESDEVFEDAPEFSSSDGTRPHDETASDAELYSLDSDEQRAETKSPEDEVVLLLDEESQLESSIAKSESNASLGSQSSDSETSKVVLKEFVPSGDPAKRNLSELVEDTQRLIKQMRDEISMDEFESTDEDEYSDEYSDEYDDGEEEEWYDSEGEEEGDFDGEEGNTYNEHASYIEDASTGDEGTEIEDIMEEDEDQADEDEPQQSQIPLDIEPVISPALSVTPTNQETDTIAHTEVVSPTGASLEAELLNPAVESILPSQIIQEDIKVEALPIQSPPIIANSETRPAEQPVELVLEIPSEVAHPSVESDGIEEPTALPITPSPPIADSESRPVEPPVETVLEEPKKVTPSMKGKTANSVTASKGPSTSSTSKTTKSTVSKIPKPTNEPTNKSNSTTQYKKVPLRSKSFSAPMGISSVKRIQEVYLQKQSTSIAASRVPLKSSPITKKSINDAISRFNSNQADGPSTSGAAAAAAAALLKPRSQPRIPKKKYHETCFSDDDYETSATEEEQEEPSMAEPQKAEQLKRKMSMPVFRAYPSVQEPVIEDPAILARKYVDQELVTNIAEAQIAATLVSMKFSEDVALWAARECSDLDQAIAMLQQECELCMNSYPMNQMVSMLKCLHKCCKQCAKSYFTVQITDRSINDCSCPFCKLPELSNEAQHEDEHLEYFSNLDIFLKSILDNDVHELFQRKLRDRSLLQDPNFKWCIQCSSGFFARPKQKRLICPDCGSVTCAQCRKPWERQHEGSSCEAYLEWKRENDPELQAQGVQEHLAQNGIDCPKCKFRYSLARGGCMHFTCTQCKFEFCYGCARPFMMGAKCTVSMYCAKLGLHAHHPRNCLFYLRDKIPMQLQFLLKEQKVKFDTEPMQIKDEPSSSSKARAQARCPIPLQKETPQGLVDTVCNTEVPDKHAGMCRTHYVEYLAAKVAKAGIDPLPIFDLTDCVQELRRRGIALPERGPWDTDEIYKNMCSEVIKQHIPLKSA